One part of the Nymphaea colorata isolate Beijing-Zhang1983 chromosome 8, ASM883128v2, whole genome shotgun sequence genome encodes these proteins:
- the LOC116259519 gene encoding uncharacterized mitochondrial protein AtMg00810-like: MGYIQSKADYSLFSKIGTRGRTIVVVHVDDIIIAEDDLNSINSLKYMMNERFKLKDLARLRYILGIELATSKDGIFLSQKKYLLNILHETGHMGVKPCETPMEQHIKLDNEKGDILKDLNHYRKVIEKLLYLTITRPNIVHTIHILSQFMSQPRVPHKEAINRLLKYLKGTARYGVMMSSEGPIHLKAYCDSDWASCPMTRRSTCGYCTMIGNSPITWKTKKQTIVSRSSAEAEYRSMALTTCELIWLKALLKDLGIVHKEPMTLFCDNQAAMHIAANPVFHERTKHIKIDCHVVRNGDIQTQFVSTTKQVADMFTKPLGREALQNLRSKLALGNPGVST, encoded by the coding sequence ATGGGCTATATTCAGTCCAAGGCAGATTACTCATTATTTTCCAAGATCGGCACTAGAGGACGAACAATTGTTGTAGTGCATGTGGATGACATCATCATTGCAGAGGACGATTTGAATTCAATCAATTCTCTAAAGTACATGATGAATGAAagattcaagttgaaggatttAGCCAGACTCAGATATATTCTTGGCATAGAATTAGCTACTTCAAAAGATGGTATCTTCttatctcaaaagaaatatcttcTCAACATACTGCATGAGACAGGGCACATGGGAGTAAAACCATGTGAGACACCTATGGAACAACACATAAAGCTTGACAACGAAAAGGGGGACATCCTCAAAGATCTAAATCATTACAGAAAAGTGATTGAAAAACTACTATATCTGACCATAACAAGGCCAAACATTGTTCACACAATTCACATCTTGAGCCAATTTATGAGTCAACCACGAGTGCCACATAAAGAAGCCATAAACCGTTTATTGAAATATCTAAAGGGAACTGCTAGATATGGAGTTATGATGTCATCAGAGGGGCCAATTCACCTCAAAGCAtattgtgattcagattgggctTCATGTCCAATGACACGAAGATCTACATGCGGATACTGCACCATGATTGGGAATAGTCCTATCACCTGGaaaaccaagaaacaaacaataGTCTCTAGGTCATctgcagaagcagaatatagGTCTATGGCTCTCACCACATGTGAGCTTATTTGGCTAAAGGCATTACTCAAAGATCTCGGGATTGTCCACAAAGAGCCAATGACATTATTCTGTGACAACCAAGCTGCAATGCATATTGCAGCAAATCCAGTgttccatgaaagaacaaaacacatCAAAATTGATTGCCATGTGGTGAGAAATGGAGACATCCAAACTCAATTCGTTTCCACAACTAAACAAGTTGCAGACATGTTTACCAAGCCCTTGGGACGAGAAGCACTCCAAAATTTAAGAAGCAAGTTGGCGCTTGGCAATCCAGGAGTGTCAACTTGA
- the LOC116259323 gene encoding uncharacterized protein LOC116259323, whose protein sequence is MQFLMGLNDSYAAIRSQLLLMDLLPTIAKAYSLLIQEEKQRDVNMVHAQEKVSILATQPPPQVHERNKNNHTKERGRPRMKCKHCGKIGHIKAKCYFLVGFPNRSGSSNALTKPKANAALRTTSTDQPNEQPFTKFLDFMENSNQGTNEPRVNLLGPSLDDYDWNG, encoded by the exons ATGCAGTTCTTGATGGGCCTTAATGATAGTTATGCTGCCATTAGAAGCCAACTCTTGTTGATGGACCTGCTTCCTACTATAGCCAAAGcttattctcttcttattcaaGAGGAGAAACAAAGGGACGTTAATATGGTACATGCTCAAGAAAAGGTCTCTATCCTTGCAACGCAGCCTCCACCACAGGtgcatgaaagaaacaaaaacaatcacACCAAGGAGAGAGGAAGACCACGTATGAAGTGCAAGCATTGTGGCAAAATTGGACACATCAAAGCTAAGtgttattttcttgttggttTTCCTAACAGGTCTGGTTCTTCTAATGCATTGACAAAGCCAAAGGCTAATGCTGCCCTAAGAACTACATCCACTGATCAACCCAATGAGCAACCATTCACAAAATTCCTTGACTTCATGGAAAACTCTAATCAAGGTACCAATGAACCCAGAGTTAACCTCTTAG GACCGTCACTCGACGACTATGATTGGAATGGGTAG
- the LOC116259014 gene encoding scarecrow-like protein 21: MNIQWTSDDSVTKMKSQYLLVSDENYLTSYSSVQPSLVHGNSQGHYDVSSHEDAISYCMPNGSPGPNCSDEIQGANCTACTSQLNYCTLDSSLSARGVQSFYSSPSTHSYSSGSPVSQQDSGQHLHHSPDNTYGSTMGYSCLTNEETNLRHKLQELERMMLGPDLEYRDNSGTMHDHGMFGPDTWRQMLEIQKGGMMQVLIACANAVADDNLMLAEWLINELKQMVSVSGEPMQRVAAYMLEGLIARLASSGSTIYKSLRCKEPTSSDLLSYMHTLYEVCPYFKFAYMSANGAIAEALKGEVKVHIIDFQIAQGSQWITLIQALAARPGGPPHVRITGIDDAQSAHARGGGLQLVGKRLLAVAKSCNVPFEFNPAAISGCDVELEMLEVRPDEALAVNFPYQLHHMPDESVSTCNHRDRLLRLVKSLSPKVVTLVEQECNTNTAPFFPRFMETLNYYTAMFESIDVTLPRTDKKRISTEQHCVARDIVNIIACEGAERVERHELLDKWRARLSMAGFRPYPLSSLVNSTIKTLLQSYCEHYTLEERDGALYLGWKNRNLVTSSAWW; this comes from the coding sequence ATGAATATTCAGTGGACATCAGATGACAGTGTAACCAAAATGAAGAGTCAGTATCTCCTGGTCTCTGATGAGAACTATTTGACTAGTTATTCATCCGTTCAGCCTTCTCTGGTTCATGGAAATTCACAGGGCCATTATGATGTTTCATCTCATGAAGATGCCATCTCATACTGCATGCCTAATGGTTCTCCTGGTCCAAACTGCTCTGATGAGATTCAAGGAGCGAACTGTACTGCTTGTACATCTCAATTGAATTATTGCACTCTTGACTCATCATTGTCTGCTCGGGGGGTGCAATCTTTTTACAGTTCTCCTTCAACACACAGTTATTCAAGTGGGAGCCCTGTTTCACAGCAGGATTCTGGCCAGCATTTACATCATTCCCCTGATAACACCTATGGCTCTACTATGGGCTATTCTTGCTTAACCAATGAGGAAACCAACTTGAGACATAAATTACAAGAATTGGAAAGAATGATGCTTGGCCCTGATTTAGAATACAGAGATAATTCTGGTACTATGCATGACCATGGAATGTTTGGACCGGATACATGGAGACAGATGTTGGAGATTCAGAAAGGTGGTATGATGCAGGTCCTGATTGCATGTGCCAATGCTGTTGCTGATGACAATCTCATGTTAGCCGAGTGGTTAATCAATGAATTGAAGCAGATGGTATCAGTTTCAGGCGAACCAATGCAGAGAGTAGCTGCTTACATGTTAGAAGGCTTAATTGCAAGGCTTGCATCATCAGGTAGTACTATCTATAAATCTCTCAGATGCAAGGAGCCAACAAGTTCTGACCTTCTCTCTTACATGCATACCCTATATGAAGTATGTCCCTACTTCAAATTTGCTTACATGTCCGCAAATGGTGCAATAGCTGAAGCATTAAAGGGTGAAGTAAAGGTCCACATCATTGATTTCCAGATTGCACAGGGCAGCCAGTGGATCACCCTTATTCAGGCTCTTGCTGCTAGGCCAGGTGGGCCACCACATGTTCGCATAACAGGTATTGATGATGCGCAGTCAGCACATGCCCGGGGTGGAGGATTGCAATTAGTGGGGAAGAGGCTGTTGGCGGTTGCTAAGTCATGCAATGTGCCATTTGAGTTCAATCCTGCTGCAATATCTGGATGTGATGTCGAATTGGAAATGCTTGAGGTTCGTCCAGACGAAGCATTAGCTGTGAACTTCCCATACCAACTTCATCACATGCCGGATGAGAGTGTCAGCACATGCAATCACAGAGACAGGCTTCTGCGCTTGGTTAAAAGTTTATCACCAAAGGTGGTTACTCTGGTGGAACAAGAATGTAACACCAATACTGCACCTTTCTTCCCCAGATTCATGGAGACCCTAAATTATTACACTGCCATGTTTGAGTCGATTGATGTGACTCTACCAAGGACTGACAAGAAGCGCATTAGTACTGAGCAGCATTGTGTGGCACGTGACATAGTGAACATAATTGCTTGCGAGGGTGCAGAGAGAGTAGAAAGGCATGAGCTCCTTGATAAGTGGCGGGCACGCTTATCAATGGCTGGGTTTAGGCCCTATCCACTAAGTTCGTTGGTTAATTCCACCATCAAAACATTACTGCAGAGTTACTGCGAGCACTATACACTAGAAGAAAGAGATGGTGCATTGTACCTTGGCTGGAAGAATAGAAACTTGGTGACCTCTTCTGCCTGGTGGTAG